One stretch of Deinococcus hopiensis KR-140 DNA includes these proteins:
- a CDS encoding helix-turn-helix domain-containing protein — translation MPSTTRPPSPERLMFGTRLRTERHKRGLTLEDVADAADMNWSYIAGIERGERNVAIDNMAALAAAVGLPLWELLRPGDTTESSST, via the coding sequence ATGCCCAGTACCACGCGTCCCCCCAGTCCCGAACGCTTGATGTTCGGGACGCGTCTCCGCACCGAACGCCACAAAAGAGGGCTGACGCTGGAGGACGTCGCGGATGCTGCCGACATGAACTGGAGCTATATCGCTGGGATTGAGCGGGGCGAGCGCAATGTCGCCATTGATAACATGGCTGCCCTCGCCGCCGCAGTTGGCCTGCCCCTCTGGGAACTCCTGCGCCCTGGGGACACGACCGAGTCTTCCAGTACGTGA
- a CDS encoding MbcA/ParS/Xre antitoxin family protein: MLGEDRTRGWLTQLNSHLDGKAPANLLRTETGGKRLSRYLKSLQNVTYG, translated from the coding sequence ATGCTCGGCGAGGACCGGACCCGAGGCTGGCTGACCCAACTCAACAGTCACCTGGACGGGAAGGCCCCCGCCAATTTGTTGCGCACAGAGACTGGGGGCAAGCGCCTCTCACGCTACTTGAAGTCGCTCCAAAACGTCACCTACGGATGA
- a CDS encoding IS630 family transposase (programmed frameshift), translating into MKAVGGRGYSLDLRERVVAAVEGGQTRKEVARLYRMRIETVDTYLEKQRLGTLHEVGRSSGRPPRVTPLHEQQLLQQLKAHDDATLIEHARMLEEATGLKVSFKTVDRVFRKHHITRKKTLVAFERSEERRQQFLNDLAPYLTHPEQLVFLDESGFHTAMTRGYARAHRTERAHGYVPRNHGRNQTLICALQLTGPMVPFVLTGAVNGPSFEWYIRHLVCPILQPGQVVVMDNLSSHHRASVPTLIEAQGCRILFLPPYSPDFNPIELMFSQVKAAVRAKACRTVDGLISAIGAALQAVRAQDINAWFRHAYPSVSL; encoded by the exons ATGAAAGCTGTTGGGGGGCGAGGGTACAGTCTGGATCTGCGGGAACGGGTGGTCGCGGCGGTCGAAGGCGGTCAGACTCGGAAAGAGGTCGCCCGGTTGTACCGAATGCGCATCGAAACCGTAGATACCTACCTGGAAAAGCAGCGCCTGGGAACGTTGCACGAGGTGGGTCGGTCTTCTGGTCGTCCCCCACGGGTCACACCCCTACACGAACAGCAACTGCTGCAACAACTCAAGGCGCATGACGACGCGACATTGATCGAGCATGCTCGCATGCTCGAAGAAGCGACAGGGTTGAAGGTCAGCTTCAAAACTGTGGATCGAGTGTTCCGCAAGCATCACATCACCCGT AAAAAAACTTTGGTCGCGTTCGAGCGAAGTGAAGAAAGGCGACAGCAGTTTCTCAATGACTTAGCTCCGTATCTCACTCATCCAGAACAGCTGGTGTTCCTGGATGAGAGTGGCTTTCACACCGCCATGACACGAGGATACGCGCGTGCGCACAGGACTGAGCGAGCTCATGGCTATGTTCCCAGGAATCACGGACGCAACCAGACCTTGATTTGTGCTCTACAACTTACGGGACCGATGGTCCCGTTCGTTTTGACTGGTGCCGTCAATGGTCCATCGTTTGAATGGTACATCCGCCATTTGGTTTGTCCTATCCTGCAGCCAGGACAGGTCGTTGTCATGGACAACCTGTCGTCTCATCATCGAGCGTCTGTTCCAACACTTATTGAAGCACAGGGTTGTCGGATCCTGTTCCTTCCGCCTTATAGTCCAGACTTTAATCCTATCGAGCTGATGTTCTCTCAGGTCAAGGCGGCCGTCAGAGCGAAGGCTTGTCGAACAGTCGACGGCCTCATCTCTGCCATTGGAGCCGCTTTGCAGGCGGTTCGTGCACAGGACATCAACGCCTGGTTCCGACATGCTTATCCCTCCGTATCTTTATGA